CTTTCTAAGTGTATTGTCGGTAGTATTCATCTGTTCAATCCAAACTGTCCGGGGACAGATCCCCCAGACATTGAGTTACCAGGGTGTTTTGACCGATGCTAATGGCGCTATTGTGCCTGACGGTAAATATACCCTCACATTTAAACTTTTCAATGCCGCCGAGGGAGGCAGGGCCATCTGGTCGGAAAATCAAGAAGTCTTCATTCAAAATGGCTTGTTTACTGTGGCCCTGGGAAGTGTCAGCCCGCTCGATATTCCCTGGCCCAACCCATCCTGCAAAATCCAGGTCAGTTGACCAGCGGGCAATTGTGGTATTTAGGGGTGCAGATAATTACCACTGAAGCCGCACAAAAAGAAAACAGCATTCCCATCGAATTCAGTCTCGACCAGAACTATCCCAATCCATTCAACCCGACGACCACCATTCAGTTTACGCTGCCGGAGGCTTCGCGGGTGACTTTAAAACTTTTTGATATTCTGGGTAAGGAATTGGCTACTTTAGTGGATAAAGAAATGGCGACGGGCGTGCACAAAGTTCTATTTGATGCAAAAGACTTTGCCAGCGGTGTTTACTTTTACCGCATTCAGGCGAAGTCTGAGAACTCAGACGCAAGGCAGGCATTTCTTCAGTCGAGAAAGCTGATATTTTTGAAGTAGAGCGGTTGTCGACTTAAGCGTAGTCAGTAGATTATTCTATTACTCAGAAAAACTTTGTATTTTTAACAGAAATATTGCAAAGCGCTCTTTACTAAGATTCCCGTGAAACGTGAAAAGTAAAACGTGAAATGAAAATCTTTGAAAAGCGTTTTTCCGTTTCACTTTTCACGTTTGACGTTTTACTTGCGCTTTAGCGCATTCGCTGCCGGAGGCTTCGACGGTAACTTTAAAACTTTTTAATATTCTGGGACGGGAATTGATTACTGTACTACTAGGTATCGTGGCCATCCCTTAATTTCTCTTTGAACGATTTTTTGAGGAAACGGTAGCTAACCAATCGTTGTCCTTCTTCATCCCACAAACGAAAAGCGAACGATTTCAGGCTGGAAAACAAAGTGACGCGTTTAACTTGACTGAAAAGAGTACTATTCTTGTGACATCTTTCCAGATGGTAGTTCGGGATTCGCGGACTCAGATGATGGATATGATGGAAGCCAATGTTTCCGGAAAACCATTGTAAAACCCGGGGTAAGTTATAAAAAGAACTCCCTTGTAAAGCCGCCGCCACATAGTCCCAATTTTCGCCTTGCTCCCAATAGGCGCCTTCAAACTGATGCTGCACGTAAAACAACCAGACCCCGGCCGCTGAGCTAATGAGCAAGATTGGGAAATATATCAAGACCGTATTCACAAATCCTACTGTAAAACTCATCAAAACCATCAGGCCTGCTAATGCAAGATTTGTCCAAAAGACACTACCCCGCTCCCTGCTGGCAGCTGCGCGACTTGGAAAACGCTGACGTATCAAAATCATGTACACTCCGCCAATTCCAAACAGAACCAGCGGATTACGATACACCCGGTAGAATATTTTCGTCAGCCGCGGTGATTTCAGATATTCTTCAACCGTTAGCGTCCAAATATCGCCAACGCCTCTTCTATCCAGATCTGATGAGGTGGCATGATGTACCGCATGATCATGACGCCACTGATGGTATGGGGTGAGCGTTAAAATACCGGTAATATACCCCCAAATATCATTGGCCTTTCTTGATTTAAAAAAACAGCCGTGGCCACAGTCATGAAAAATAATAAAGATGCGTACCAGAAAGCCGGCGGCTAAAATAGAGAGCCCCAAAGTTAACCAATATGAGATTTCAAGACTGAGCTGCATGAGATACCATAAAATAAGATAGGGGACAAAAGAGTTAACTATTTGCCAAATACTTCGACGAAGGTGTGGCGTTTGATATTTTGCGATAATCGGCTGCCAAAAGGTTGTATTCAAAACAAGCGTCCTTTCTGAGGAGTTAGCCTCATCTTCAACTCCGATAACAAATGTGAAGAAAACAGAAATCTATCAATATGGAGGGTTAAAACAAATATGCAGAAACAAGAAACCCCGGCCCAGTAAGAGCCGGGGTTTCTTGGCGAAACAAAGTCAAAAATATTACACCTTTGAAACGTTGACAGCCTGGTACCCTTTGGGCGTGCTCTCAACTTCAAACTGAACTTCATCTCCTTCATCCAGAGATTTGTATCCATCGCCAACGATAGCGTTGAAATGGACAAATACATCATCTCCTTCTTCTCTGGAGATAAAGCCAAAACCCTTAGAGCCGTTGAACCATTTAACAGTTCCTTTTTCCATAGGATCAATCCTCATTTAAAATGATTAATTACGTACATATCTGTTCACAGCCTTTCAGGGCAAAAAAAAATCGTTTTGAATGGTACTAAGATTACACCATTCTCCACGATATGCTTTTCTGCTTGCTACTTTTTCTGAAACTTTTGTCGCTCAAAACTCTAAAAGGTGTAAATAAAAAGTGTACAATTATTTTTAGCGTCGAAAAGATAGGATTTATTATTTTAAAAAGCAACCTTTATTTTAACTTTCTTAAAATTCTCTTGAATGTCACTTCAAATATTCCTTTGCTTTAAAAGATTCTATTTGTTACTTTTGCTTCCACTCATAAGCCCAATTTAGCATTTTTTCTAATTTGACAAGAGAGGAAACGAATAAAATGATCAGATTTTCGACTCTCCTTTTAGCCCTTTTTTATTTCCTGCAAAGCCTTGGGTGTTCGGTTCAAAAACAAGACAAACAGACCATCATCCTCATCTCTATTGATGGCTTTCGCTGGGACTATCCGGAAAAAGCCGAGACGCCCAATCTAGATTTTCTCATCAAGACCGGAGTGCGTGCGAAATCGCTGACCCCTTGTTTCCCTACAAAAACATTTCCGAACCATTACACCATCGTCACCGGGCTCTATCCCCAAAACCATGGCATCATCGCAAACAACATGTACGACCCGCTGCGAAAGAAGCCGTTTAAATTGAGCATTCCCGAGGCTATTCATGATCCTCAGTGGTGGGGTGGCGAACCGATCTGGGTGACTGCGGAAAAACAGGGCCTGAAAACCGCATGCTATTTTTGGCCGGGATCAGAAACGAAAATAAAAGGGCTGCTGCCGACTTATTTTTTTAATTATGACGGGGATGTCCCAAACGAGGACAGAATCAAACAAGTTCTCAAGTGGCTTGACCTGCCCCTGGACCAGCGGCCTTCTTTGATAACAACCTATTTTAGTACTCTGGATGACGCAGGTCATCATTATGGTCCGGATTCTAAAGAGGTTGCTGAAGCGATTCATACCATTGATTCTGTGATCGGAATTTTAGTAAATGGGTTGCAAGAAAGGAAACTTCTGGAGAAAGTGAATATCATCATTGTATCCGACCACGGCATGGCCGCCACGAGAGCCGACCAGATTATCTTTCTGGACGATTACATCGATTTAGATGGAGTCGATGTCGTTGATTGGAATCCGGTCGCGGTTATCAATTCTGCTGAGGGTGAAAAAGAGAAAATCTACCAGAGATTAATGAATGCACACCCAAAATTAAAAGTCTATAAAAAAGAGGAAGTTCCTGAGAGGTTCCACTTCGGCAAGCATCCCGTTACTCCAAAAATAGTCGCCATCGCGGATGAAGGTTGGTCCATATCCAGCCATCCATATGTCGATAGGCGGCCGGGTTACGGCGATGGCGGCAATCACGGCTTTGACGATCAGCTCACCTCGATGGGGGCCACTTTTATCGCCAGCGGACCAGCCTTTAAAGCCGGGGTGACAGTCGAGCCGTTCCGAAATATTCATATCTATGAATTGATGGCGGAAATCCTGGACCTCTTACCGGCCCCAAATGACGGCTCTCTCGATTCGGTTCGAGTTGTGTTAAAGTAGCAAACGGATGTGACTTACGCTTCTTCCCTACAACTATCTTGGAGGGGGGAATTAAAGGGGGGTGTGAGATGCTGATTAGAGAACCCCAACTTTTGTAATCCTGCCCCGAGGGGGGACGAAGGGGGTGAAACGACTACTCGTTCAAGCTCCAATCGTATTTTGTGTGTTTAATTTTCCAGCTTTCCGGAATTGCTCTTATAGACTCGGCAAGAGTGTCGGGTAAAAAATTGGCTACAAACAGTAGCCGTTCTTCATCATTTTTACCAAAGTCATCTGCAAACCAGTCGAGTATTTTCGACAGGTGGGCTTCCTTCTTTTCTACATTAAAATAGTTTTTCTCTTCATCGCCAAAAAATATCAGCGCTTGATCAGAGAGTTGCTCGTCCAGCTTTTGGCCTTCGTACGCCTCAGAACGCAGCAGTGGACAACCCTTTGAAGCGCAAACCAAAGCAAAATGGGCAAGCGGGCACGGAGTTTCAGTGCAAACTTGTGAGAATTCGGCTTTTGGATCTTGAGTGGCGGCACGAATTATTTTATGCTCAATGAAATTCAGGCTAATTTTCTTACCGTTGATGACAACAAATTTTTTATCCCAGACCGTTTTTTTCAAAAGGGTGCCAATATAGAGACCGCCGAAATGCAGCTTGTTTATACTTTTGATGGGGTAATTATCACAAATGACCTTCAAAGTAAAAGCGTTGTAAGCGTTTATCCAGAACGCCAGTTTTGCTTTATCGTTTTGAATTTTTTCCGGGTCCGTAGCGGCCAATTTTGAAATATATTCTTCCAGGCGATTATCGTTACGCAGATCACGGTAATTCACTTTTCCATCTGAAACGTACTCTTTTAAAATCTCGGTAAAAAGATTGTGCCCATTTTCCTCATTTGGGTTGATGCCCTCACCGGCAGGATTAATAATCAAAGTATGGCCTGAGCAGGCAACTAAAATAAAAAATGTGATTATTAGAAATTTCATAATTACTCTTACAGATGAGTGAATAACTATTTTACTTTAGAAAATTAGGACTAATATTATAAAAAAGCAAGCTCACGAAAACATATATCAACTCGTTAGATTGGTAGTGTATAAATCTACTAATTTAAGGAAAACGACGATAAAAAACTGTGGTATTTTTACTCGCAACGTAACGGTATACATGTTATATTAGAACCGGATAAAAAGAAATTAAAATGAGAATTGATAAAGTCTTTTAAACATAAAGCTCTTCAGAGATTATTCCCTTTATAATGATCGAAGTAAAATTAATCCCAATCATTCGTCAAAGCTTATTAGAATTTTGGATCGTTTGGATGCATCAGTGACACCTCAAGATATGAATTTACCCGGATATAAATTACATGAACTTAAAGGAAAAGAAAAAGGTACCTGGTCTGTTTGGGTAAGTGGAAATTGGAGGATTACTTTTCAATTTGAGGGTAATGATGCAATAAATGTTAATTATGAAGATTATCATTAATCTATTTTGGAGAAATATTATGATAGTAAATAGAAACCCTACTCATCCTGGTGAAGTTTTACGTGAAGATGTGTTGAAACCACTTGGTTTAACTGTTACAGAAGCCTCAAAAAGACTTGGAGTAACCAGGAAAACATTATCATTATTACTCAATTGTAAATCAGCAATGAGCCCGGAAATGGCAATTCGAGTTGGAAAGGCTACCGGAACAACTCCAGAAAGTTGGCTATATATGCAAGCTAAATTAAATTTATGGTTTGCTGAAAAACATTCTACTAAAGTTGAATCATTTGAGAAAAGAATTGCTGTTTAAATATTATCTTGTTGTGTCAATAAGCTTTACATCAGAATATTTATCTTGTAACAAGTACTTCTACTGAGGTTTTCATAAACCAATTTTTTATCCCCCCGAGGTTGCGTCCTCCGCCGCAACAGAAGGCGGCGTCGCGTCGTCGAGGCTGTCTAAATAACCTTCGGGTAGTGCGACTTTTTGCTTTCCCCGCCTTTTGCCGCGCGGTTTGCGCAAACTGCTGAACGGAAATGGCTCATCGCGATTGACATCCGCAAGGATTTCCTGCAAAACTGAAAAGGTTTCAACTCTGACCAGCTTTTCAAGTAACACAGGTGAGCTTCTAAACCCTTTAACGTACCAGGTGCTATGTTTGCGAAAAGAAAGCATGGCGAATTTTTCATCAAACCAGTCGCACAGAAGACGCGCGTGTTCGAGCATGACCTCGACAACCTGACCAAGAGTCGGCGGCTTTTGAATTTCACGGCCTTCAAAAACATCCGCCAAATCCCGGAAAAGCCAGGGGCGGCCCAAACAGCCGCGGCCGACCACCACACCGTCGCAGCCCGTAGTGCGCATCATTCTAAGTGCGTCGTAAGCTTCCCAGATATCGCCATTTCCCAAGACCGGAATCGTTCTAACTGCGTTCTTGAGCTCGGCAATCGCCTGCCATTTGGCCTGTCCTTGATAAAGCTGGGCAGCCGTCCGGGCGTGCAGCGCCACCGAAGCACAACCCGCATCCTCAGCGATTTTCCCGGCGGTCAGATAAGTGGTGTAATGCTCATCGATGCCAATTCGGAATTTAATTGTGACAGGAATCGATCCGGCGTTTTTGACAGCCGCCTGCACAATATTTTGCAGAAGTTTCGGTTTAAGCGGAATGGCCGCGCCGCCACCTTTGATTGTCACTTTGCGAACCGGGCAGCCGAAGTTTAGATCGATATGATCTATGTGCTGCTCACTCACTAATTGAGCTACCGCCTCGCCAATAAAATACGGATCGACCCCGTAAAGCTGCAAACTGCGCGGTTTTTCATCAGGGGCAAAGGAAGCCAGTTTCATCGTTTTCGGGTTCCGCTTAACCAGCAAACGGGCAGTCACCATTTCACTGACATACAAACCGGCGCCAAATCGGCGGCACAAAGTTCGAAAGGGCGCGTTGGTGATTCCCGCCATCGGCGCTAACACCACCGGCGGCCAGATGCGCAGTGGGCCAATCGGAATGGGTTTAAATTCGTCGGCAGAAGCAGGCTCGACATCCTGGTTGATTTGACTGGCGTATTTTTCGGTCATTGGCTTGTTTATAACAAAGGCTCGATTAAAATAAACCCATACTAAGTTTTAAAAATTCCTATCAAATCAACAAGAGATTTCAGATCAGGGACTTCGAAATCCGGCTTTGCTTCTGCGGGAAGCGTTGCCCCAAACCCTTCTTCTTCCCTTCTTCTGTTGATCCAAACCGTAGCAAGACCGAGTTTTTTTGCAGGCACAATATCGTGGAAAAGGCTTTGGGCCACGTGCAAAATGCGCTCTTTCGGTAGCCCAAGGTGCTTAATTGCAAACTCAAAGTTTTGCAGCGAAGGTTTATAAGAGCCAATCTGCTGGGCAGTGAAAACAGTGTCAAAATTCACTTTTAAATGCTGCGCAGAATAAGCAAACAAATCATCATCAATGTTGGAGAGAATGCAAAGTTTGTATTTTGTCTGCAGTGCATTCAAAGCCTCGGTTGAATCTTCAAAAGGAGGCCAATGTTTCACACAAGTTGCAAAAACGGCCAACTCCTCTTCGGAAGGTTTGAAGTTGAACTTCTTGCCAAAACCGTTGAGTACAGACCGCAGGACGGATTTGTAGGTTTGATATTCCCCCACCTCTGCTTTTGCCTCCAGGTCAGAATAAATTTCTAAAACTTCGTTGTCACTGATTTCAATCCCATGGCTGGTCAAAACCGGCTTAAGGGAAGACAGAATTCCCTTTTCCCAGTCAATTAGAGTGCCATAGCAATCGAAAGTAAGAACGTCGAAGTTTTCAAAAATAAGCATACATGTTAAAAAGGAAAAAATCGAATAAAATCAAGAAATAGTTTCGGTTTTTGATTTGGTGCGTGATTAATCGCCGCTCGTTTCAGAAATCAAATTCAAATGACGTGTAAATGTCGGGTCAGTGCAGTTGAAAAGACCGTTTTTTTTACTTAAATTAATATAAAACTCATAACAACCGATAGGTGAGAACCATGATCCAGCCGGAAATAGGAAAAAAAATAGCGGAGTTAAGAAAACAGAAAGGCATGACTCAAGAAGAGCTTGCGTATCGATCGCACTTGAATGTTAGAAGCATTCAAAGAATCGAATCAGGAGAAGTCACACCGAGGTTCTCAACCCTGGAATTACTATCAGAAGTTTTTGAACTTGAATTAAGGGTTGAAAATGATACGGGTTCTAATCTCTGGCTGGTATTTATGCACTTAAGCAGCGTCATACCTTTTATTGTAATTCCTTTAATGATTTGGGCCTGGAAAAAAGACGAAATTCCGGAAATTAATCGTCATGGAATGGACGTTCTAAACTTTCAAATAAGTATGTTTATTTACTTATTCATTTCTGCCATTCTTGTGCTTGTCATAATTGGTGAGTTCCTTTTACTGGCATTGATCATTCTTACCTTCTTTATTTCGATCATAAATACGGTCAGGGTCGCCATGGGGCTAAACTATTCTTATCCAACGACGATTCGTTTTATCAAATGAGGGTGGATGAACGATTTACCGATTTAAGTTTTGGTGAAAGAAATTTTCTACCAGTTTTGAAAATCCGGGAGAATACGGGTCTTTAACGACGTGTTGACTCGGATGTCAAGAGTAAGTCCGGTATAACGGCGGAAGCATTAAATTATCATAACCGACAAATTGGTGTCGTGAACGGGCCGAACAGCCAACCTGGATCGTGCGCCCTGCCATGCCGCCTTTGTAGCTTGCATGAGCAAAGGATTCCGGGTCCGGCGTAAAGCCAAGAGATTCAAAGCACGGGTCAAGCACTGAACGCAGTGTCTTTTATCATTCCGCTCATCATAATCCGCTTCTGGATCCGCAGATTCGAGTTGCCCGAAGTTTTCGCGTTTTCAGCCATCAATCGGACAACTAGGGACAAGTGTGTTACAAGGGCTCACTATCTTATCTAGACTGGTTAATTCATAAATTTCCATTTCAGGCAAAAAACTTCAATATTGTCATGCCCGAGTAGTCGGGCATCCATTACCTGCACTAAGTTGTTGATTTGTAATGGATTCCCGCCTTCGCGGGAATGACGACTTTTATGGTTTGTGAATTATTCAGGTTAGACACTTGCAATTAGTCACCTAATGAACATCATTTTACGCATCTCCACAAAATTTTCAGCTTTTAAACGATAGAGATAAACTCCGCTGCTGACAAGATTTCCCGCTTCATTTTTCCCGTTCCATTGAATGCTGTG
This sequence is a window from candidate division KSB1 bacterium. Protein-coding genes within it:
- a CDS encoding DUF547 domain-containing protein, giving the protein MKFLIITFFILVACSGHTLIINPAGEGINPNEENGHNLFTEILKEYVSDGKVNYRDLRNDNRLEEYISKLAATDPEKIQNDKAKLAFWINAYNAFTLKVICDNYPIKSINKLHFGGLYIGTLLKKTVWDKKFVVINGKKISLNFIEHKIIRAATQDPKAEFSQVCTETPCPLAHFALVCASKGCPLLRSEAYEGQKLDEQLSDQALIFFGDEEKNYFNVEKKEAHLSKILDWFADDFGKNDEERLLFVANFLPDTLAESIRAIPESWKIKHTKYDWSLNE
- a CDS encoding alkaline phosphatase family protein — its product is MIRFSTLLLALFYFLQSLGCSVQKQDKQTIILISIDGFRWDYPEKAETPNLDFLIKTGVRAKSLTPCFPTKTFPNHYTIVTGLYPQNHGIIANNMYDPLRKKPFKLSIPEAIHDPQWWGGEPIWVTAEKQGLKTACYFWPGSETKIKGLLPTYFFNYDGDVPNEDRIKQVLKWLDLPLDQRPSLITTYFSTLDDAGHHYGPDSKEVAEAIHTIDSVIGILVNGLQERKLLEKVNIIIVSDHGMAATRADQIIFLDDYIDLDGVDVVDWNPVAVINSAEGEKEKIYQRLMNAHPKLKVYKKEEVPERFHFGKHPVTPKIVAIADEGWSISSHPYVDRRPGYGDGGNHGFDDQLTSMGATFIASGPAFKAGVTVEPFRNIHIYELMAEILDLLPAPNDGSLDSVRVVLK
- the dusB gene encoding tRNA dihydrouridine synthase DusB — its product is MTEKYASQINQDVEPASADEFKPIPIGPLRIWPPVVLAPMAGITNAPFRTLCRRFGAGLYVSEMVTARLLVKRNPKTMKLASFAPDEKPRSLQLYGVDPYFIGEAVAQLVSEQHIDHIDLNFGCPVRKVTIKGGGAAIPLKPKLLQNIVQAAVKNAGSIPVTIKFRIGIDEHYTTYLTAGKIAEDAGCASVALHARTAAQLYQGQAKWQAIAELKNAVRTIPVLGNGDIWEAYDALRMMRTTGCDGVVVGRGCLGRPWLFRDLADVFEGREIQKPPTLGQVVEVMLEHARLLCDWFDEKFAMLSFRKHSTWYVKGFRSSPVLLEKLVRVETFSVLQEILADVNRDEPFPFSSLRKPRGKRRGKQKVALPEGYLDSLDDATPPSVAAEDATSGG
- a CDS encoding fatty acid desaturase, with amino-acid sequence MQLSLEISYWLTLGLSILAAGFLVRIFIIFHDCGHGCFFKSRKANDIWGYITGILTLTPYHQWRHDHAVHHATSSDLDRRGVGDIWTLTVEEYLKSPRLTKIFYRVYRNPLVLFGIGGVYMILIRQRFPSRAAASRERGSVFWTNLALAGLMVLMSFTVGFVNTVLIYFPILLISSAAGVWLFYVQHQFEGAYWEQGENWDYVAAALQGSSFYNLPRVLQWFSGNIGFHHIHHLSPRIPNYHLERCHKNSTLFSQVKRVTLFSSLKSFAFRLWDEEGQRLVSYRFLKKSFKEKLRDGHDT
- a CDS encoding cold-shock protein, which produces MEKGTVKWFNGSKGFGFISREEGDDVFVHFNAIVGDGYKSLDEGDEVQFEVESTPKGYQAVNVSKV
- a CDS encoding helix-turn-helix domain-containing protein, with product MIQPEIGKKIAELRKQKGMTQEELAYRSHLNVRSIQRIESGEVTPRFSTLELLSEVFELELRVENDTGSNLWLVFMHLSSVIPFIVIPLMIWAWKKDEIPEINRHGMDVLNFQISMFIYLFISAILVLVIIGEFLLLALIILTFFISIINTVRVAMGLNYSYPTTIRFIK
- a CDS encoding haloacid dehalogenase type II, with protein sequence MLIFENFDVLTFDCYGTLIDWEKGILSSLKPVLTSHGIEISDNEVLEIYSDLEAKAEVGEYQTYKSVLRSVLNGFGKKFNFKPSEEELAVFATCVKHWPPFEDSTEALNALQTKYKLCILSNIDDDLFAYSAQHLKVNFDTVFTAQQIGSYKPSLQNFEFAIKHLGLPKERILHVAQSLFHDIVPAKKLGLATVWINRRREEEGFGATLPAEAKPDFEVPDLKSLVDLIGIFKT
- a CDS encoding T9SS type A sorting domain-containing protein, which encodes MQIITTEAAQKENSIPIEFSLDQNYPNPFNPTTTIQFTLPEASRVTLKLFDILGKELATLVDKEMATGVHKVLFDAKDFASGVYFYRIQAKSENSDARQAFLQSRKLIFLK
- a CDS encoding HigA family addiction module antidote protein translates to MVNRNPTHPGEVLREDVLKPLGLTVTEASKRLGVTRKTLSLLLNCKSAMSPEMAIRVGKATGTTPESWLYMQAKLNLWFAEKHSTKVESFEKRIAV